From the bacterium genome, the window GATCAACGACCTGATCGCCGACGGGCGCGACGTATCGTGGCTGTGGGACGTGGATTTCGAGATGCTGGCCGGCCGGACCGGCCGGATCGTCGCCGGGGGCCTCCGGGCTGAAGACTTGGCGGTGCGGCTGGAATACGCCGGCATGCCGCGCGAGGCCATCGACGTCGAGCGCTCGTACGACGCGGCGCTCGGGCGTGCACTCGCGCAGGCGACCTCGGGCAGGCTGTTCATCCTGCCTACGTACACGGCCATGCTGGCGATTCGCGCCGTGCTCGAACAGCGCGGCGTCGTGCGGAGGTTCTGGCAGTGACCGCCGTCCTGCGGATCTGTCATCTCTATCCGGACCTCCTCAACCTCTACGGGGACCGTGGCAACATCATGGTGCTCGTGGGCCGCGCGCGCCGCCGCGGCATCGAGGCCGTCGTCCGGGACGCCGGACTCGGCGACGAGATCCGGCCCGGCGACGCGGACCTGTTCTTTATCGGTGGCGGGGAGGATCGCCAGCAGCGCATCGCCGTCGGCGATCTGGTCGGCCCCAAGCGTGGCCCGCTCGAAGACGCCGTCGCGGACGGGGCGGTGATGCTGGCGGTGTGCGGCGGGTATCAGCTCGTCGGGAAATACTACCGGCCGGCGGAGGGCGACGATCTTCCCGGGCTCGGCCTGCTCGATCTCTGGACGGAGCACGCCGGCCCTCAGGTCCCGCGGCTTATCGGCAATCTCGTCATTCAGCCCGACGGTGGTGAGCCGCCGCTCGTCGGGTTTGAGAACCACGGCGGCCGTACGTTCCTCGGCCCGGGCGCCCGCCCGCTCGGCCGCGTCGTGGTCGGCTACGGCAACAATGGGACGGACCACACCGAAGGCGCGGTGTCGCGCCGGGTCTACGGGACGTACCTGCACGGACCGCTGCTGCCCAAGAACCCCGCGTTCGCGGACCGGCTGATTCGCGAGGCGCTGAGCCGGCGGTTCCCCGAGGTCGCGCTCGCGCCGTTGCCGGACGTGCTGGAGGCGCGGGCCCGCGAGGCGATGCTGACCCGCCTGGGGGCCGGGACTGCCTGACCCCGCGGTGAGCCGGACGCCCGCACCGGACGGGCCCGGTGCGTCGAGTCGCTCGGCGGCGAGCATCGCCGCGGTGATGGGGCTCGCGGAGTTGGGCTTCGCCACCATCATTCCGCTGCTGCCGCTCTACCTCAAGGAGCGCCTCGGCGCCAGCGTCACGCTCGTCGGCCTCGTCGTGGCGGCGTTTGCGACCGTCGACACATCGCTCAAGACGGTCTGGGGCGGCCTCGCGGACCGCGTGGGCCGCCGTCCGGTCATCGTCGGTGGTCTCCTCGTCGCCACGGCGGCGCCTTTGCTGATGGCGCTGATCCGCGTCCCGGCGCTGTTCGTGCCGCTGCGCATAATCGACGGCGCCGGCAGCGCTGCGGTGTGGCCGTGCGCGGCGGCCGCGATCGCCGAGCGCGCCGGAACGGCGCGGCGGGCCGCCGGCATGGGCATGCTCAACACGTTCTTTCTCGCGGGGCTCGCGCTCGGGCCGAGCCTTGGCCTGTTCGTGGCCGCCGCCGTGGGGAATTACCGCGCCGGATTTTTTCTCGCCGCCGCGCTGCTGCTCGCCGCCGCCGGCATGGCATCAGCGGTCTTCGCCTCCGGCGAGCGGAGAAGCGTGGTGGCGGGTGGGTCGGGTGTGCGCGGCGCCCCCGCGGCGGTGTTGTCGCCGCCCGCCATGATCGCGGCCGTGCGGTCGTCGCCGGTATTGCCCGCGAT encodes:
- a CDS encoding glutamine amidotransferase, which encodes MTAVLRICHLYPDLLNLYGDRGNIMVLVGRARRRGIEAVVRDAGLGDEIRPGDADLFFIGGGEDRQQRIAVGDLVGPKRGPLEDAVADGAVMLAVCGGYQLVGKYYRPAEGDDLPGLGLLDLWTEHAGPQVPRLIGNLVIQPDGGEPPLVGFENHGGRTFLGPGARPLGRVVVGYGNNGTDHTEGAVSRRVYGTYLHGPLLPKNPAFADRLIREALSRRFPEVALAPLPDVLEARAREAMLTRLGAGTA
- a CDS encoding MFS transporter, coding for MSRTPAPDGPGASSRSAASIAAVMGLAELGFATIIPLLPLYLKERLGASVTLVGLVVAAFATVDTSLKTVWGGLADRVGRRPVIVGGLLVATAAPLLMALIRVPALFVPLRIIDGAGSAAVWPCAAAAIAERAGTARRAAGMGMLNTFFLAGLALGPSLGLFVAAAVGNYRAGFFLAAALLLAAAGMASAVFASGERRSVVAGGSGVRGAPAAVLSPPAMIAAVRSSPVLPAMLAVAFVQMFGVGLLAPILVIYAHEVVGLSDRSLGIVFLVLVLAVAAASVPGGRLADRAGRPRAVAWGMVMASAGMWLVPAAGRGNVIVLGAAAVLLGGSYAVSSPAWLALMSEAAPAGRTGLVMGASETAQGAGLIVGPVLGGFFYDRLGPGAPFVASAVLLTAGAALAIVTLRRRERGRSGR